A window of the Corallococcus exiguus genome harbors these coding sequences:
- a CDS encoding DEAD/DEAH box helicase: MKAPPPPAAPETPTFEALGLKPELVEALTSLGYEEPTPIQAAALPPLLAQKDLLGIAATGTGKTAAFSLPLLQHLKPGAAGPHSTSALVLVPTRELAMQVSEAIHRYGQKLGVSVLPLYGGQEIGRQLRVLKRGVDVIVATPGRALDHLRRKTMKLDLVQTVVLDEADEMLDMGFADDLEAILSETPEKRQTALFSATLPPRIASIAERHLHQPVRVRIEKEKLEAGEMPRVRQTAYIVPRAFKIATLGRVLDLESPTAAIVFCRTRTEVDELTTSLNGRGWRAHALHGGMSQEQRDRVIKQFKSQAADLLIATDVAARGLDIPRLTHVVNFDVPNAPEAYVHRIGRTGRAGREGVAITLLEPREHRLLRNIERLTGQRIEVTAVPTVSDLRARRLEMIRSSLREALVGGELDAFRGIAEDLSGEFSVMDVAAAAIKLLQEKEDEGKDSAEQDIPQVSAPAERKFSRTERSGPPGKFADRDAERPARGPRTADRGERGERAERGERAERGERAERAPARPPRAPEWNVTRLFIGAGRTAGMRPADLVGAIAGEAGLDSSRIGAIHIADMYSIVEVPEPEAARIISALKGSTLRGRKVTVRRDTRD; this comes from the coding sequence GTGAAAGCTCCCCCGCCTCCCGCTGCCCCCGAAACCCCCACCTTCGAAGCCCTCGGGCTCAAGCCCGAGCTCGTCGAAGCGTTGACGTCGCTCGGCTACGAAGAGCCTACCCCCATCCAGGCCGCCGCGCTCCCGCCGCTGCTGGCCCAGAAGGACCTGCTGGGCATTGCCGCCACGGGCACCGGCAAGACGGCCGCGTTCTCGCTTCCGCTCCTCCAGCACCTGAAGCCCGGCGCCGCCGGACCGCACAGCACCTCCGCGCTGGTGCTCGTGCCCACGCGCGAACTGGCCATGCAGGTGTCCGAGGCCATCCACCGCTACGGCCAGAAGCTGGGCGTCAGCGTGCTCCCGCTCTACGGCGGCCAGGAGATTGGCCGGCAGCTGCGCGTGCTCAAGCGCGGCGTGGACGTCATCGTCGCCACGCCGGGCCGCGCGCTGGACCACTTGCGCCGCAAGACGATGAAGCTGGACCTGGTGCAGACCGTGGTCCTGGACGAAGCGGACGAGATGCTCGACATGGGCTTCGCGGACGACCTGGAGGCCATCCTCTCCGAGACGCCCGAGAAGCGGCAGACGGCGCTGTTCTCCGCCACCCTGCCCCCGCGCATCGCCAGCATCGCGGAGCGCCACCTGCACCAGCCGGTGCGCGTGCGCATCGAGAAGGAGAAGCTGGAGGCCGGGGAGATGCCGCGCGTCCGGCAGACGGCCTACATCGTCCCGCGCGCGTTCAAGATCGCCACGCTGGGTCGCGTGCTGGACCTGGAGTCCCCCACCGCCGCCATCGTGTTCTGCCGCACGCGCACGGAGGTGGATGAGCTCACCACGTCCCTCAACGGCCGGGGCTGGCGCGCCCACGCCCTGCACGGCGGCATGAGCCAGGAGCAGCGCGACCGCGTCATCAAGCAGTTCAAGTCGCAGGCGGCGGACCTGCTCATCGCCACGGACGTCGCGGCGCGCGGCCTGGACATCCCCCGGCTGACGCACGTGGTGAACTTCGACGTGCCCAACGCGCCGGAGGCCTACGTGCACCGCATCGGCCGCACGGGCCGTGCCGGCCGCGAGGGCGTGGCCATCACCCTGCTGGAGCCCCGCGAGCACCGGCTCTTGCGCAACATCGAGCGGCTCACCGGTCAGCGCATCGAGGTCACCGCGGTCCCCACCGTGTCGGACCTGCGCGCGCGCCGGCTGGAGATGATCCGCTCGTCGCTTCGCGAGGCGCTCGTGGGCGGGGAGCTGGACGCGTTCCGCGGCATCGCGGAGGACCTGTCCGGCGAGTTCAGCGTCATGGACGTGGCCGCCGCAGCCATCAAGCTCCTCCAGGAGAAGGAGGACGAGGGCAAGGACTCCGCCGAGCAGGACATTCCCCAGGTGTCCGCGCCGGCGGAGCGGAAGTTCTCGCGCACGGAGCGCTCCGGTCCTCCGGGCAAGTTCGCGGACCGAGACGCCGAGCGCCCGGCGCGAGGCCCCCGCACCGCCGACCGGGGCGAGCGCGGAGAGAGAGCCGAGCGCGGCGAACGGGCTGAGCGCGGCGAACGGGCCGAGCGGGCCCCCGCGCGTCCCCCGCGCGCGCCGGAGTGGAACGTCACGCGCCTGTTCATCGGCGCGGGCCGCACCGCGGGCATGCGGCCGGCGGACCTGGTGGGCGCCATCGCGGGCGAGGCGGGGCTCGACTCCTCGCGCATCGGCGCGATCCACATCGCGGACATGTACTCCATCGTGGAGGTGCCGGAGCCGGAAGCCGCGCGCATCATCTCCGCGTTGAAGGGCTCCACGCTGCGCGGCCGCAAGGTCACCGTGCGCCGCGACACCCGCGACTGA
- a CDS encoding sporulation protein, translating to MPFMKMLARLGIGSARVDTRLEHDTVRAGGDLRGLVHVQGGHTPQRIDRIDLHLMAQYLQRDNDRLSALNAVVRTWRVANPFTLQPREEREIPFSLRIPAHAPITERGTPVWIKTALDIDNALNPEDSDRVHVLPHPSLQTVIEAVRQLGFQWRNSYCEAGSPLGRDEPFVQELEFHAGPEWNGPPRSLALLPFPQEDALELVLDLDRGPRGLTSLLEGSSLDGGRRQRLVLSSSDLSLGTGAVAALLAPHLRGGA from the coding sequence ATGCCCTTCATGAAGATGCTCGCCCGCCTCGGGATTGGCAGCGCGCGGGTGGACACCCGCCTGGAACACGACACCGTGCGCGCGGGCGGCGACCTGCGTGGACTCGTCCATGTCCAGGGCGGCCACACGCCCCAGCGCATCGATCGCATCGACCTGCACCTGATGGCGCAGTACCTCCAGCGCGACAACGACCGCCTCAGCGCGCTCAACGCCGTCGTGCGCACCTGGCGCGTCGCCAACCCCTTCACCCTCCAGCCCCGCGAGGAGCGTGAGATCCCCTTCTCCCTGCGCATCCCCGCCCACGCGCCCATCACCGAGCGCGGCACGCCCGTGTGGATCAAGACGGCGCTCGACATCGACAACGCCCTCAACCCCGAGGACAGCGACCGCGTCCACGTCCTGCCCCACCCGTCCCTCCAGACCGTGATTGAGGCCGTGCGACAGCTGGGCTTCCAGTGGCGCAACTCGTACTGTGAGGCTGGGTCCCCGTTGGGTCGCGACGAGCCCTTCGTGCAGGAACTGGAGTTCCACGCCGGCCCGGAGTGGAACGGCCCGCCTCGCTCGCTCGCCCTCCTGCCCTTCCCCCAGGAGGACGCGCTGGAGCTGGTCCTCGACCTGGACCGTGGCCCCCGGGGCCTTACTTCCCTCCTGGAGGGCTCGTCGCTGGACGGCGGCCGGCGGCAGCGGCTGGTGCTGTCCTCCTCGGACCTGTCCTTGGGGACAGGGGCCGTCGCGGCGCTCCTGGCTCCGCACCTTCGCGGCGGGGCGTGA
- a CDS encoding Gfo/Idh/MocA family protein, with translation MAQGTSRRVRYAVVGAGNLAQVAILPAFQHAEENSELVAIISSDKAKRVTLQEKYGVEHVGGYENFEQVLRDSKADAVYLVLPNTLHRAFTERAARIGVHVLCEKPMATSVEDCEAMIRATNENDVKLMVAYRLHFEEANLRAIELMRSGRLGNPLVFTGTLTQQVRKGDIRTRVDVGGGALLDEGPYPINAARYLFRDEPREVFAFTGGGRDGRFHGVDASAFALMRFPNGRVAQFAISHEASAVSSYRLVGTEGDLLVKHGFGYGTDIQHELTVGGETETRTFKNSDQFAPELVYFSKCVLEDRDPEPNGIEGLADVRVIVALQESARTGMPVKLAPFEKPKRPTLEQLIVRPPVEPPEPVNAPAPAEG, from the coding sequence ATGGCGCAGGGGACATCCAGGCGGGTGCGGTACGCGGTGGTGGGAGCGGGCAACCTCGCGCAGGTGGCCATCCTCCCGGCGTTCCAGCACGCGGAGGAGAACTCCGAGCTGGTGGCCATCATCTCCTCCGACAAGGCGAAGCGGGTCACGCTCCAGGAGAAGTACGGCGTGGAGCACGTGGGGGGCTACGAGAACTTCGAGCAGGTGTTGCGCGACTCGAAGGCGGACGCGGTCTACCTCGTGTTGCCCAACACCCTGCACCGGGCCTTCACGGAGCGTGCGGCGCGCATTGGCGTGCACGTCCTCTGCGAGAAGCCAATGGCGACGTCGGTGGAGGACTGCGAGGCGATGATCCGCGCCACGAACGAGAACGACGTGAAGCTGATGGTCGCGTACCGGCTGCACTTCGAGGAAGCGAACCTCCGCGCCATCGAGCTGATGCGCTCAGGGCGGCTGGGGAATCCGCTGGTGTTCACGGGGACGCTGACGCAGCAGGTGCGCAAAGGGGACATCCGCACACGAGTGGACGTAGGAGGCGGGGCGCTGCTGGACGAAGGGCCGTACCCCATCAACGCCGCGCGCTACCTCTTCCGCGACGAGCCGCGCGAGGTGTTCGCGTTCACGGGAGGAGGCAGGGATGGGCGCTTCCACGGCGTGGATGCATCCGCGTTCGCGCTGATGCGGTTCCCGAACGGACGGGTGGCCCAGTTCGCCATCAGCCACGAGGCCTCGGCGGTGTCGAGCTACCGGTTGGTGGGGACGGAAGGCGACCTGCTGGTGAAGCACGGCTTCGGCTACGGCACGGACATCCAGCACGAGCTCACGGTGGGCGGAGAGACGGAGACGCGGACGTTCAAGAACAGCGACCAGTTCGCGCCGGAGCTCGTCTACTTCTCGAAGTGCGTCCTGGAGGACCGGGATCCGGAGCCCAATGGCATTGAAGGATTGGCGGACGTGCGCGTCATCGTCGCGTTGCAGGAGTCGGCTCGCACGGGGATGCCGGTGAAGCTGGCCCCGTTCGAAAAGCCGAAGCGGCCCACGCTGGAGCAGCTCATCGTCAGGCCGCCGGTGGAGCCGCCAGAACCGGTGAACGCACCGGCTCCGGCGGAGGGATAG
- a CDS encoding PaaI family thioesterase yields MEDHQEFARQVFASQPFSQFIGAQLASAGPGTAELRLPIVDHLKQQHGFVHGGVLSYLADNAITFAGGLALGGNALTSEYKINYLKPAVGSLLIARAHAKAAGKRQAVCQCEVFAVKDGAETLVALAQGTVVSAA; encoded by the coding sequence GTGGAAGACCATCAGGAGTTCGCGCGTCAGGTGTTCGCGTCGCAGCCCTTCAGCCAGTTCATCGGCGCGCAGCTCGCCAGCGCCGGGCCTGGGACCGCGGAGCTGCGGCTCCCCATCGTGGACCATCTGAAGCAGCAGCACGGCTTCGTCCACGGGGGCGTGCTCAGCTACCTCGCGGACAACGCCATCACGTTCGCCGGTGGCCTGGCGCTGGGCGGCAACGCGCTGACCTCCGAGTACAAGATCAACTACCTGAAGCCCGCCGTGGGCTCGCTGCTCATCGCGCGGGCCCACGCGAAGGCCGCCGGCAAGCGGCAGGCCGTGTGTCAGTGTGAAGTCTTCGCCGTGAAGGATGGCGCGGAGACGCTGGTTGCCCTGGCGCAGGGCACGGTGGTCTCCGCCGCCTGA
- a CDS encoding NADPH-dependent F420 reductase, giving the protein MATKIGIIGKGNVGGALQRGLARAGHEVRAVGKDPAAVRQTAAWAEVVFLAVPFGALDDTLRALGDAVNGKVVVDVTNALTADMQLALGFTTSGAEELQKKAPQARVVKAFNTVFAQHMDQGQVKGEKLSLLVASDDAAGKERVLGLGRDLGFDPVDAGPLRNSRWLESLGYLNILLGYVQKLGPDIGFRLVR; this is encoded by the coding sequence ATGGCGACGAAGATCGGAATCATCGGCAAGGGGAACGTGGGCGGCGCGCTGCAGCGGGGCCTGGCTCGCGCGGGGCACGAGGTGAGGGCGGTGGGCAAGGACCCGGCGGCCGTGCGTCAGACGGCGGCGTGGGCGGAGGTGGTGTTCCTCGCGGTGCCCTTCGGCGCGCTGGATGACACGCTCCGCGCGCTGGGCGACGCGGTGAACGGCAAGGTCGTGGTGGATGTGACGAACGCGCTGACCGCCGACATGCAGCTGGCGCTCGGCTTCACCACGAGCGGCGCGGAGGAGCTGCAGAAGAAGGCTCCCCAGGCGCGCGTCGTGAAGGCCTTCAACACGGTCTTCGCGCAGCACATGGACCAGGGACAGGTGAAGGGAGAGAAGCTCAGCCTGCTCGTGGCCTCGGATGACGCCGCTGGCAAGGAGCGCGTCCTGGGCCTGGGGCGCGACCTGGGCTTCGACCCGGTGGACGCGGGACCGCTGCGCAACTCCCGGTGGCTGGAGTCGCTGGGCTACCTCAACATCCTGCTCGGCTACGTGCAGAAGCTGGGGCCGGACATCGGGTTCCGCCTGGTGCGCTGA
- a CDS encoding LysR family transcriptional regulator: MDSISEIEVFIKAVDLGGFTRAAENLGLTPSGVSRIISRLEGRLGVRLLNRTTRSLSLTDEGAVYHEHCTRMLAELEAVNATLARTSVTPRGRLRVDVPIPLADYVVGPALPRFLERYPDVSIDLTVRDRIIDPTAEGVDVVLRLAPTRDSDLVSRKLARARSILVASPGYLTAHGRPRTLASLREHTCIAYLSNTGPLPWRLKGPGGEVTFAARGRLMAGSGNVLTHAALGGLGIIQTYEYHVAEHLSRGELELILEDLEPEPRTVFALFERHKSAVPKVRVFLDFVAELFASRAPLATGRKRR, translated from the coding sequence ATGGACTCCATCTCGGAGATCGAAGTCTTCATCAAGGCCGTCGACCTGGGCGGCTTCACGCGGGCCGCCGAGAACCTGGGGCTGACTCCTTCGGGCGTGAGCCGGATCATCTCGCGGCTGGAAGGCCGGCTGGGCGTCCGGCTCCTGAACAGGACCACCCGCAGCCTCAGCCTCACGGACGAAGGGGCCGTGTACCACGAGCACTGCACGCGCATGCTCGCGGAACTCGAAGCGGTCAACGCCACCCTGGCGCGGACGAGCGTCACGCCGCGAGGCCGCCTGCGCGTCGATGTCCCCATCCCGCTCGCGGACTACGTCGTCGGGCCCGCGTTACCCCGGTTCCTGGAGCGCTACCCGGACGTGTCCATCGACCTCACGGTCCGCGACCGGATCATCGACCCCACCGCCGAGGGCGTCGACGTGGTCCTCCGCCTCGCGCCGACGCGTGACTCCGACCTGGTCTCACGGAAGCTCGCCCGCGCGCGCTCCATCCTGGTCGCCTCCCCCGGCTATCTCACCGCGCATGGCAGGCCCCGGACGCTCGCATCGCTGCGGGAACACACCTGCATCGCGTACCTGTCGAACACAGGCCCCCTTCCGTGGCGGCTGAAGGGGCCTGGGGGCGAGGTCACCTTCGCCGCTCGGGGCAGGCTCATGGCCGGCTCAGGCAACGTGCTCACGCACGCCGCGCTGGGCGGGCTCGGCATCATCCAGACCTACGAGTACCACGTCGCCGAACACCTCTCCCGGGGCGAGCTCGAGCTCATCCTCGAAGACCTGGAGCCCGAGCCACGCACCGTCTTCGCGCTCTTCGAACGGCACAAGTCCGCCGTGCCCAAGGTGCGTGTGTTCCTGGACTTCGTGGCGGAGCTCTTCGCCTCCAGGGCCCCGCTGGCCACGGGACGCAAGCGCCGCTGA
- a CDS encoding DUF2267 domain-containing protein, protein MAAQDIPGTGQQAGSPTHRSTDIPLDERRRMRHESRTSQTYKAFLKYLRDVGQFQDEQAAQQAAFSVLCVLEQRLFGEEDNDMEAQLPHKLRELLVRCDRHEAGPPPHKFGRAEMLAMVSTDLGVEAENAEPIVRAVFSAIQAQISEGESDDIAGELPTDLRELWARPT, encoded by the coding sequence ATGGCAGCGCAAGACATCCCCGGCACCGGGCAGCAGGCAGGGAGCCCCACGCACCGCAGCACGGACATCCCGCTCGACGAGCGCCGCCGCATGCGCCACGAGTCCCGCACGTCGCAGACCTACAAGGCCTTCCTCAAGTACCTGCGCGACGTAGGCCAGTTCCAGGACGAGCAGGCTGCCCAGCAAGCCGCCTTCTCCGTGCTGTGCGTGCTGGAGCAGCGCCTCTTCGGCGAGGAGGACAACGACATGGAGGCCCAGCTGCCCCACAAGCTGCGCGAGCTCCTGGTGCGGTGCGACCGCCACGAAGCCGGGCCGCCGCCCCATAAGTTCGGCCGGGCGGAGATGCTGGCGATGGTCTCCACGGACCTGGGCGTGGAGGCCGAGAACGCAGAACCCATCGTCCGCGCGGTCTTCAGCGCCATCCAGGCGCAGATCTCCGAGGGGGAAAGCGACGACATCGCTGGCGAGCTGCCGACGGACCTCCGCGAACTGTGGGCGCGCCCCACCTGA